Below is a window of Lebetimonas sp. JH292 DNA.
GCCATTTTACATTCGGCAAATCGGTGTTCAGTTTATATTTCCAGTGTGCCGCAATCCCAAATTCCGCTTTTTTGTCCATTTTTTGGGTTCTAATTTGAACTTCTATTATTGATGTGCCGTCATATACGGTGGTATGAAGGGTTTGGTATCCGTTTTCTTTTGGAATTGCAATATAATCTTTGAATCTTGAAATTAAAGGTCTGAAATTAAGATGGATAATTCCGAGTGTCTCATAGCATTCAATAGGCTCTTTTACAATAACCCTCACAGCAAGTAAATCAAGAACTTCTTCAATGGAAATGCCTTTTCTCTGCATTTTTAAAAATATTGAATAATAATGCTTTATTCTGCTTTTAATTTCGAAATCCGTTTTTAAAAACCCTTTTTTATACATTAATTCTCTAATTTTAAATGTAAAAGAGTTAAGTTTTTCGTGAAACTCTTCTTTGTGTTTCTTTATATATTCGTCTATTTTATTATATTCTTCGGGTAGTAAATATTTAAAAGACAAATCCTCTATGAGGTTTTTAATAGTGGCAATTCCAAGTCTGTGGGCAATCGGAGCATAAACCACGAGTGTTTCTTCTGCTATTCTTTTTTGTTTATGGTGTGGCAGGGCCGAGAGGGTGAGCATATTATGAAGCCTGTCGCAGAGTTTGATAATCAGAACCCTGATATCGTTAACAGAAGTTAAAATCATTTTTCTAAATGTCAGGGCCGATTTTGCAAGTTTTTCGTTTGAAGTGGAAGGGGCAAGGGAGTTTCCCCTGATTTCAACTATTTTGGTTAATCCTTCCACAAGTTCTGCTATTTCGTTACCGAATTCATCTTTTATATAATATATAGTATAATCTGTATCTTCTACAACGTCATGTAAAATCGCAGCGATAATAGGCACTTCTTCATTTATAAAGTAAGCAACCAAAGTAGCCACCAGTATAGGGTGTACAACATAATCCTCACCGCTTTTTCTTTTCTGCCCTGAATGTGCTTTTATGGCAAAATCCAAGGCTTTTCTTATTAGCGGTGTGTCTTTTTTTGATAATAAAAGTTTTTTTGCTCTGTTTACATCTTTTATATTTTTTGCATTTTCAACAAGGTTTAAAAAATCTTCTTTCAAATTTCTTTAACCTTTAAAGCACCTTTGGCTATTTCAAGTATGGCTATTTCTGTGTGTTGCATATTTTTTTTAGGCAAATCTACAAGCGGTTTTGCACCGTTTATCAGTTCTTTAACCCTTTTTGCAATTGCCTGCGATAATAAAAATCTGTCATAATTTACTTTCTCAAGCGCCTCGGCGTTTATTTTTTCTATTCTCATTTTTTTCTCCTTTTACTGTTTTACTATAGAATATTTTGCGTCATTATCATGTTTTAAAATCTTTAAGAGATTTCCTTTTTTAAACATATCGCATACGATAATAGGAAGGGAGTTTTCCCTTGCAAGGGCGATTGCCGTATCGTCCATTACCCTGATGTTTTCTTTTAGGGCATCTTCGTAATTTATCTCTTTTAAAAGTATAGCATCGGAAAATTTATTGGGGTCTTTATCGTAAATGCCGTCAACTTTTGTGGCTTTTATAATTGCACTTGCCCCTATTTCACTTGCCCTTAAAACTCCGGCCGTGTCTGTGGTGAAAAAGGGGTTTCCCGTACCTGCGGCAAAAATTACCACTCTTCCTTTTTCAAGGTGTCTGATAGCGCGTCTTACTATGAAATTTTCTGCAATTTCCTCCATTTTAATGGCACTTTGAACCCTGACTTCAAGTCCGTTGTTTTCAAGGGCTTCCTGCATTGCAACAGCATTAATTACAGTGGCAAGCATACCCATATAATCGCCGGATGTTCTTCTTATTATACCGTCTTTTGCCGCACTTACCCCTCGTATAAAATTACCTCCGCCTATAACAATGGCAACCTCAAAACCTTCGTTTATTACGCTTTTTATTTCATCTGCAAGATATTTCAGTATTTTTGTGTTTATACCAAAGCCGTCAACTCCAGCCAATGCTTCACCGGAAAATTTAATCAATATTCTTTTTGTTATTCTTTTCATCGGGGGCCTTTTTAAAAGTGTATTTTATCATAATTTTACATTTTTTTATCTTAAATTTATAACCTGCAGAGGATTAATAGCCCTGTCTTTGTATGTGACTTCAAATTCAAGTGAATTTTTGACCCTTGCTATGACTTCGCCTTTTTTCACATAACTCCCTTTTTTTATAAGCGGGGATATTTTTGTTAAATTTGCGTAAATACTGAATAAATTTCCTTTGTGCTTAATAAAAATTATTTTTTTGTCGCCGTCTTTCCCGACATATATCACTTTACCCGGGAAAATAGTCCTTACAAGGGAATTTGGCTGTGTTTTTATGGTTATTGAATCGTTGTAAATTTTTATTTTGTAAATAGGGTCTGTGTATGAACCGAATTTTTTAATTATTCTGCCTTTTACAGGGGGTATTGTTTTTGGACCTCTGTATCTTGTAAGTTTTGGCCTGAAATAGGCACTTCCCACTTTTTTAACGTTTAAAGGTTTTGAAATTTCAATACCGGTGTTTAGCGGTATTTTTTCAGGTATAATTCTCGGTTTTTTTATAATTTTGAGTTCGGCCAGTTTTTTTTGTAAAAATTTTTGTTTTTTAAACATATTCTGGAGTTTTGTCCAATACAATTTTTTTTGTTTTTTCAAAGAGAAAAGAATTTTTAACTGTGTTTTTTTCAAAACAAGCAGTTTTTGCTTTTTTTGTTCAAGCTCTTTTTTCTTTGCCGAAATGTCACTGATTTGTTGATTAATCATATTGATGTTTTTTTGGATGTCTCTGTTTTCTTTTATTAAGTTATTAATTTTTTTTGAATATTTTTTCAGAATTTTTAACGTAAGCGAAGTGTAAATCAAATCGTTTAGCGTATTTATTTTTTTTGAATCTATATAATAATTCTGGCTTATAAAAGAGGTTATTTCGTTATTTATATTTTTCTGTTTTTCCAACAGCCCTTTTTTCAGGTCATTAAGTTCATTTAAAGTTTTGGAGGAATTTTTAAGGGAATTTTGCAAAGTTCCTATCTGTATGTTTAAAGAAGATATTTTTTTATTTATACTGTTTAGTTTTTTCTGAGTGTTTATAATAGCCTTTGCGAGTGAATCCAGTTTGAGATTCATTTTTTTTATTGTGTATTTTGTATGGTTAAGGGCTTTTTTGGTCTGGCTCAGATTTGTTGCCTGTAAAAATATAAAAAGAAAAATTAATAAAAATCTCATTTTTTCCTTCCGATAATCACTATAATGGATGATAAAACTGAAATTAATAAAGACACTGCAAACAGCTTTAATAAAATATCTGTAAAACCAATATTGTAATTTATGGACAAATCTTTTATTATTTCATTAAAAAGTGCCGAATTTGTGAAATAATAAATTATTCCAGCGCTTATTAAAAATGAAATAAACGAATCTACAAAGGCTATTTTAAAAAGCGCCGCACCTTTAAACCAAAATGGCGCACCGAAAAGCTCCATTATATACATTCTCTCACTGTGCTCGAATTTCCATACTTCAAGCTGCTTGATAATAAGTAAAAATCCCAAAATACCGACTATTATCAAAAAAACGTTTGAAACAATTTTTAACAAAAAAAGAAGATTGTATATTTTTGTCTGGGCGGAACGGTATGTCAGCACTCTTTTTATAAATGGCTGGCGGGATAAATAATTTTCAATTTCCTCAAGCCTTTTAGGGCTTGGAAGCGTTTTTAGTTTCAGAGAATAAAAATACGGGAATTTAATGCTGTCAAAATCTATGTTTGTAAAATTTTTTTTAAGTTTTTGAATATAGGAGTTTATATTTATAGGCTCTATTTTCTCAATTTCTTTTATTTTTAAGGACTCGACGGGACTGTCTGTCACTATTGCAATGGAATAATTATTTACTATGCTTTTTTGGTATTTTTTTAAAATTTCGGAAAATGTCACATAAAAAAATATACTCAGCAGTATTGAAATTAAAGCTAAAATCAGGCTTATATGGCTTTTAAGAGAGTTCATAAACGTTTCCTTTTTCCAAATGGATATGTTTATATTCTATATTGAATGTCTGGGGAAGTGAATGGGATGCTATTATAACGGTAATTCCCAGTTTGTTTGCCATTATAAAAAGTTCCATTACTAAATTTGCCGAATATTCATCAAGTCCAGAGATAGGCTCATCCGCCAGAATCATAACAGGCTCGTGTATTATCGCCCTTGCAATTGCCGCACGCTGTTGTTCACCTCCGCTGAGTTCAAGCGGATATCTGTCGGCTTTGTGGGAGAGTTTTACTTTTGAGAGCAGATGCATGGCTTTCTCTTCTGCGTCTTCTTTTGAAAAACCGGCTATCAAAAGGGGCAGGGAGACATTTTTCAAGATATTCCATTCCGGTATTAATCTGAAATCCTGAAAAACAACTCCTATATATCTTCTGAGCTGAGAGAGTTTTGATTTTCTTATTTTATGAAGCTCAAACCCCCCTATGTTTAAAAATCCGCTTACTGATTTAATTTCCCCGTACATTGATTTAATTAAAGTACTTTTTCCGCTTCCGCTAACACCCGTTAAAAATACAAACTCTCCGCTTCTTATTGAAAAGGAGGCGTTTTTTATAACAATTTCGTTTTTATATCCGAGAGTAAGATTTTTTGCAAGAACAAGTTTACCCATGAAACAGCCTTTTTAATTTTAAATGTGCGATATAATTGTCTTTTATGGGGGCGGGAAGTTTAAAATACTCAGGTTTTTCTTTATTCAGGATATATAAATGTTCGGGTCTAGCAAAATTTCCTATGGTTGCCCTCAGCAGAGATGAATTTTTATCTATTTTAAATTCTTTTTCTATATGAATAACTGTATTATTGTATATTTTTGGGGTAAAATCGATATTTCTGAGTTTTTTTTCGAAACTGAAATCAAAATTTTCGTTGAGCTTCGGGGAATTTTCCAAAGAATACATATAAATATCATAAATATTTTTTCCCTGTTTAATCCACCTGTCTTCATATTTGCTTGATACGAAATAAGGTATGTTTTTTTTAACTTTCAGTTCGGTTTTTTCAAAATTTAAAAATTCATTCAAAGAATAATTAAAATAATTTTCGCTGTCTGTTCTCAGATGTAAAAATCCATGCGGTTTTAGAGTTCTTACAGATTCGTTTATAAAATTTTTGTTTATTAAGCGTCTAAGGGGTTTTTTGTCCCACGGAACAGGAAAATGGACATATATTGCATCAAGTCTGTTTGAAGGGATTTTACTAAGAATTATTCTTGCGTCGTGGTTTAAAATTTTCACATTTTGTATATTTTCCAACGTCACTCTTTTTAAAACCTGCTCGATTGAGGGTTTGTGAATTTCTATTCCTAAAATTGTTTTATCCGGATTTTCTTTTGCTAAATAAAGCAGGTGTCTGCCGCTTCCGAATCCCACTTCCACAATATCAATACCGCTTAAATCATCCGTAATTTTTAAAAGATTAATATCCGGCAGTTTTTCTTTTATTCCTGTTATATTTTCAAAAATTATATTTGAATTATGTAATTTTACAAATGCTAAATACGCTTTTTTTATTTCTTTGATAAGAGGTCTTGTGATTTTATCGTATTTTATTAAAAAGCCGTTTTCTTTTTTTGAAATTTTTATCAAAAACTGGGCATTTTTTGTTTTTACCCCTATTAAATTTTCAGCCTGAAACAAAAATTCCGTATCACCGGTTTTTTGCGGATATTTTATCTCTTTTAAATTATCAACTACGATATGGGGCATTAAAAAGAAACCTCCACTTTGGACGGTTTTGAAATAAGCCCGTATTTGTCTATTGCATAAATATAGTACGTTAGTGTCTTGTTTTTATCTGTTTGGGTGTCTGTAAATCTGTTGCCGTTTATAAGATATTTTTTTTCTTTTTTATTAAGTAAATTTCCGAGTTCTTTAACTATCAGATATTTCTTCGCCCTGTTGTCGGGTGAATTAAAAATAAATTCCACCCCGCTGTTTGTAATATTTGTCGAAACAAGCGGTTTTGCCGGTATATCCAGGGTTTGGCCCATAACTTCCGGGGTTTTTTTAAGCAGTGATTCTGTCTGATGAATGGTTAGCGCCGTTACTTTATAATATTCCGTATCTCCGTCTTTATCGATTTTATCGATATAAAAAGTATTTTTTGTTTTTGCAATCGGCACAAAAATTAAAAATTTTTTCTTATATATTTTATAATATGCCGCACCTTTTACCGGTGACCATGAAAGCTGAATTTTTTTAGGTAAATCGACTGTTGCTTTTACATTCATTACAACCGGTGGTTTGGGATATGTTGAAATTATGAGCTCTTTTGAAGGAGAAGATTTTAAATCATCAAAAGTAACCGCAATAATTCTGTATTTGTAAATTTTACCGTCTTTTAGGCCTTTGTCTATATATTCCACATTATATCTCGGTTTGAGTGTCGCGATATTTTCCCATTTTCCGTTTGTATCGTTAAATCGCTGTATTATATAAGAATTCACTCTTTCATTAGGGTGCGGTCTGAATATGATTTTTACTTCTCCTTTTGTTAAAGGCCTGATTTCAAGAGGAATTACAGGAGCTACGCTCGGAAGTGTTTTTTGTTCAGTTTCTATTGCTAAAGAAGGAATTTTGTTTTTGTCAAATGTTGCAATTCTGTATCTATAAAGAGTATTTGGTTTTAAATTGGTATCTACATACAGCGTTTGATAAGGGTCTTTTACAGTGATAATTTTTCCCCATTTTTTTGTTTTGAAATTAAATTTTTGTAAAAAATATCCTTTTATTCCTTTAACCGTATTCCATTTTAAAGCCATGGCGTTTCTGTCCGGATAAGCTTTGAAATTTGTGACTTTTGGTAAATTAGGATTTGATTTTGGTGCTGGTTTATTTACTGCACATCCGGTTATAATCATTAAAGATATCAGCAACAGAGCCCATTTTTTCATAATTAAATCCTTTTGGTAGGTTTTGTTTAAAATCATCAAATATAGGTGCAATTATACTAAGTTTTTTACCGTTTGGATGAGTCAGGTATAATTCATATGCGTGAAGCATAACCCTTGAGTTTTGATTTTTTGCGCCGTATGTCGTGTCTCCTATTATATATCGTCCAATTCGGCTCAGATGAACCCTTATCTGGTGTGTCCTTCCCGTAAAAAGTTTTGCGGCGGTTAAATTTTCAAAAAAAGGCACAAAAAGCGTTTTGGCGTTTTTTCCGTTGTTTACCACAGCCATTTTTATTCTGTTTTTTGGATTTCTTCCAATCGGGGCGTCAATGCATTTTGCTTCTTTTAAAGGGGCGTTTAGAAGCATAAGATAATATCTTCCCATTGATTTGTCTTTTAACTGGGCGCTTAAAAATGCGTGTGTTTTATTGTTTTTTGCTATTACCAAAGCTCCGCTTGTTTCTTTATCGATTCTGTGGACTATTCCGAACCTCTCTTCCCCGGCTATGGTTGAAAGTGAATAATTGTTTTGTTTCAGCCAGTCTACAAGAGTCGCCTCCTTTACACTGGGTGCCGTATGGACTACAATCCCCGGAGGCTTGTTTATAACAATCAAATCATCATCTTCATAAAGAACCGGTATGTCAAAATCGGCTTTTTTTGTTTTTTTTTCTTTTAAATTAGGAATAGTTACTTCTATTTTGTCGTTTTGTTTTAATTTAATGCCGCCTTTTTTTGCTGTTTTTTTATTTATTTTAACAAGTTCTTTTTTTATTAAACCCTCAACCTGGTTTCTTGAAACATCTAATTTTTCACTTAAGAATTTATCAAGCCTTTCAATTTTATCTGCTGTGAAATGTAATAATTTTTCATTTTCACTACTTACCATTTTCATTACCCACTTTTTTTTAATTTTACCAAAACTTGACAAAAAAATTAATTTTAATTAAAATCCTGAAAAACTACATTACTACTACCATGCAAGGATATTAATGAGCAATCAGAACAATGTTACCAATCATAACGGTAATAAACAAAGAACCCATATACCTGTTGAAGGTTATACGATTGAAGAGCTTAGAAGTATGCCTACAAGCGAGCTTATAAAAATTGCAAACGGTTTGGAGGTGGAAAATCCTCAGGAATTCAAAAGACAGGATTTAATGTTCGAAATACTTAAAACACAGGTTGCAAAAGGCGGATATCTGCTTTTTACCGGTATTTTGGAAGTAATGCCCGACGGATACGGCTTTTTAAGAAGTATAGGCGGAAATTTTGAAAATTCGGTAAACGATGTGTATGTCTCCCAGACTCAGATAAGAAGATTTGCGCTTAGAACCGGGGATATTGTAACAGGTCAGGTAAGGCCTCCGAAAGATCAGGAAAAATATTACGCCCTTTTAAAAATAGAGGCGATTAATTATTTGCCTCCGGAAGATGCAAAAAAAAGGCCTCTTTTTGACAATTTAACACCTCTTTATCCAAACGAAAAACTAAAACTCGAATATGAGCCCACAAAACTGACAGGAAGAGTGCTTGATTTGTTTGCACCTATTGGAAAAGGTCAGAGGGGACTTATAGTGGCACCTCCAAGAAGCGGTAAAACAGTGTTTTTAAAGGAAATTGCCCACGGAATTACAAAAAACCACCCCGAAGTGACTCTTATGGTGCTTTTGGTGGACGAAAGACCCGAAGAAGTTACAGATATGCAAAGAAGTGTAAAAGGCGAAGTATTCAGCTCAACATTTGATAAACCAGCACAAAATCATGTAAGGGTTGCTGAGCTTGTGATTGAAAAAGCTAAAAGAATGGTTGAGATGGGAAAAGATGTTGTAATTTTACTCGATTCAATCACAAGACTTGCAAGAGCGTATAATACCGTTACACCTGCAAGTGGAAAAGTATTAAGCGGAGGGGTTGATGCAAATGCACTTCATAAACCAAAAAGATTTTTTGGAGCCGCAAGAAACATAGAAGAGGGCGGAAGTTTAACAATAATTGCAACTGCTTTAATTGATACCGGAAGTAAAATGGATGAGGTTATTTTTGAAGAATTTAAAGGTACCGGTAATATGGAAGCGGTATTAAGCCGTAGAATTGCAGACAGAAGAATATATCCTGCAATTGATTTACTTAAATCCGGAACAAGAAAAGAAGAACTTTTATTAACTCCGGAAGAGCTTGCAAAAGTCTGGGCTATAAGAAATATTATAAGCGAAATGGATGAGATTGAGGCGCTTAAGCTTATGTATTCAAAAATGTTAAAAACTAAAAACAATCGGGAATTCTTAAGCGTAATTAATGAATGAAGTGCGGTATATTTGACAGCGGAATAGGTGGCTTAAGCGTTGCCTCTTCTATTTTGAAAGCAAAACTTTTCGATGAAATAATATATTATGGTGATACTGCAAGGGTTCCTTACGGAAACAAAAACGAATCTACAATAATCCGCTATTCCCTTGAAGCCATGGAATTTCTTAAAAATTTTGATATTGATTTTTTAGTTGTGGCATGTAATACTGCAAGCGCTACTGCTGTGGAAGAGCTTAAAAAAGAGGCTTCTTTCCCTGTGGTGGGTGTAATAGAAGCCGGTGTAAAGGCTCTGGAGAATGAAAACAAAAATTCAAACATTCTGCTTATAGGTACAAAAAGAACCGTCAGTTCCGGAAAATATGAAAAACTGCTTAAAAAGAAAGGTTTTAAAAACATAACTTCAATTGCAACGCCACTTTTTGTGCCGTTGGTAGAAGAGGGTATAACGGATGGAAAAATAGTAAATGATGTGTTTGAGCTCTATTTCAAAAATATCGACAGGGAAAAAATAGATATTGTAAT
It encodes the following:
- a CDS encoding bifunctional (p)ppGpp synthetase/guanosine-3',5'-bis(diphosphate) 3'-pyrophosphohydrolase, which gives rise to MKEDFLNLVENAKNIKDVNRAKKLLLSKKDTPLIRKALDFAIKAHSGQKRKSGEDYVVHPILVATLVAYFINEEVPIIAAILHDVVEDTDYTIYYIKDEFGNEIAELVEGLTKIVEIRGNSLAPSTSNEKLAKSALTFRKMILTSVNDIRVLIIKLCDRLHNMLTLSALPHHKQKRIAEETLVVYAPIAHRLGIATIKNLIEDLSFKYLLPEEYNKIDEYIKKHKEEFHEKLNSFTFKIRELMYKKGFLKTDFEIKSRIKHYYSIFLKMQRKGISIEEVLDLLAVRVIVKEPIECYETLGIIHLNFRPLISRFKDYIAIPKENGYQTLHTTVYDGTSIIEVQIRTQKMDKKAEFGIAAHWKYKLNTDLPNVKWLENLKFNENIEDFYELAKNDLFSEDIVVYSPKFDTFTLPRGATALDFAYAVHTDIGNRALEAYINKKRVSLLTELKTGDIVNIKTADNPIPRCSWINSLKTSKAKYEQKRLCNAKEKEIDRKLAIAMLKGIFDLDTIKIRALIKANGLCENIGKIVDDESFLKDVSKKIYKTIRKRNMLYFKNITLKEYIFGNIRILSNKHINEISFNYCCHPKYGDKILGLLNRKEVEIHHRFCNNAEKKLDKAVFAEWIQKEQNRYILVVNLQNKKGELAKFINFLTGFGIFIHSIHLGNESNNCKVEIVFDEKKFDTIKEKLSKNYNIIEFVSKKDAYNK
- a CDS encoding DNA-directed RNA polymerase subunit omega — protein: MRIEKINAEALEKVNYDRFLLSQAIAKRVKELINGAKPLVDLPKKNMQHTEIAILEIAKGALKVKEI
- the pyrH gene encoding UMP kinase yields the protein MKRITKRILIKFSGEALAGVDGFGINTKILKYLADEIKSVINEGFEVAIVIGGGNFIRGVSAAKDGIIRRTSGDYMGMLATVINAVAMQEALENNGLEVRVQSAIKMEEIAENFIVRRAIRHLEKGRVVIFAAGTGNPFFTTDTAGVLRASEIGASAIIKATKVDGIYDKDPNKFSDAILLKEINYEDALKENIRVMDDTAIALARENSLPIIVCDMFKKGNLLKILKHDNDAKYSIVKQ
- a CDS encoding murein hydrolase activator EnvC — translated: MRFLLIFLFIFLQATNLSQTKKALNHTKYTIKKMNLKLDSLAKAIINTQKKLNSINKKISSLNIQIGTLQNSLKNSSKTLNELNDLKKGLLEKQKNINNEITSFISQNYYIDSKKINTLNDLIYTSLTLKILKKYSKKINNLIKENRDIQKNINMINQQISDISAKKKELEQKKQKLLVLKKTQLKILFSLKKQKKLYWTKLQNMFKKQKFLQKKLAELKIIKKPRIIPEKIPLNTGIEISKPLNVKKVGSAYFRPKLTRYRGPKTIPPVKGRIIKKFGSYTDPIYKIKIYNDSITIKTQPNSLVRTIFPGKVIYVGKDGDKKIIFIKHKGNLFSIYANLTKISPLIKKGSYVKKGEVIARVKNSLEFEVTYKDRAINPLQVINLR
- a CDS encoding FtsX-like permease family protein codes for the protein MNSLKSHISLILALISILLSIFFYVTFSEILKKYQKSIVNNYSIAIVTDSPVESLKIKEIEKIEPININSYIQKLKKNFTNIDFDSIKFPYFYSLKLKTLPSPKRLEEIENYLSRQPFIKRVLTYRSAQTKIYNLLFLLKIVSNVFLIIVGILGFLLIIKQLEVWKFEHSERMYIMELFGAPFWFKGAALFKIAFVDSFISFLISAGIIYYFTNSALFNEIIKDLSINYNIGFTDILLKLFAVSLLISVLSSIIVIIGRKK
- a CDS encoding cell division ATP-binding protein FtsE; this encodes MGKLVLAKNLTLGYKNEIVIKNASFSIRSGEFVFLTGVSGSGKSTLIKSMYGEIKSVSGFLNIGGFELHKIRKSKLSQLRRYIGVVFQDFRLIPEWNILKNVSLPLLIAGFSKEDAEEKAMHLLSKVKLSHKADRYPLELSGGEQQRAAIARAIIHEPVMILADEPISGLDEYSANLVMELFIMANKLGITVIIASHSLPQTFNIEYKHIHLEKGNVYELS
- the trmB gene encoding tRNA (guanosine(46)-N7)-methyltransferase TrmB, with protein sequence MPHIVVDNLKEIKYPQKTGDTEFLFQAENLIGVKTKNAQFLIKISKKENGFLIKYDKITRPLIKEIKKAYLAFVKLHNSNIIFENITGIKEKLPDINLLKITDDLSGIDIVEVGFGSGRHLLYLAKENPDKTILGIEIHKPSIEQVLKRVTLENIQNVKILNHDARIILSKIPSNRLDAIYVHFPVPWDKKPLRRLINKNFINESVRTLKPHGFLHLRTDSENYFNYSLNEFLNFEKTELKVKKNIPYFVSSKYEDRWIKQGKNIYDIYMYSLENSPKLNENFDFSFEKKLRNIDFTPKIYNNTVIHIEKEFKIDKNSSLLRATIGNFARPEHLYILNKEKPEYFKLPAPIKDNYIAHLKLKRLFHG
- a CDS encoding fibronectin type III domain-containing protein, with the protein product MKKWALLLISLMIITGCAVNKPAPKSNPNLPKVTNFKAYPDRNAMALKWNTVKGIKGYFLQKFNFKTKKWGKIITVKDPYQTLYVDTNLKPNTLYRYRIATFDKNKIPSLAIETEQKTLPSVAPVIPLEIRPLTKGEVKIIFRPHPNERVNSYIIQRFNDTNGKWENIATLKPRYNVEYIDKGLKDGKIYKYRIIAVTFDDLKSSPSKELIISTYPKPPVVMNVKATVDLPKKIQLSWSPVKGAAYYKIYKKKFLIFVPIAKTKNTFYIDKIDKDGDTEYYKVTALTIHQTESLLKKTPEVMGQTLDIPAKPLVSTNITNSGVEFIFNSPDNRAKKYLIVKELGNLLNKKEKKYLINGNRFTDTQTDKNKTLTYYIYAIDKYGLISKPSKVEVSF
- a CDS encoding RluA family pseudouridine synthase, with the protein product MKMVSSENEKLLHFTADKIERLDKFLSEKLDVSRNQVEGLIKKELVKINKKTAKKGGIKLKQNDKIEVTIPNLKEKKTKKADFDIPVLYEDDDLIVINKPPGIVVHTAPSVKEATLVDWLKQNNYSLSTIAGEERFGIVHRIDKETSGALVIAKNNKTHAFLSAQLKDKSMGRYYLMLLNAPLKEAKCIDAPIGRNPKNRIKMAVVNNGKNAKTLFVPFFENLTAAKLFTGRTHQIRVHLSRIGRYIIGDTTYGAKNQNSRVMLHAYELYLTHPNGKKLSIIAPIFDDFKQNLPKGFNYEKMGSVADIFNDYNRMCSK
- the rho gene encoding transcription termination factor Rho — protein: MSNQNNVTNHNGNKQRTHIPVEGYTIEELRSMPTSELIKIANGLEVENPQEFKRQDLMFEILKTQVAKGGYLLFTGILEVMPDGYGFLRSIGGNFENSVNDVYVSQTQIRRFALRTGDIVTGQVRPPKDQEKYYALLKIEAINYLPPEDAKKRPLFDNLTPLYPNEKLKLEYEPTKLTGRVLDLFAPIGKGQRGLIVAPPRSGKTVFLKEIAHGITKNHPEVTLMVLLVDERPEEVTDMQRSVKGEVFSSTFDKPAQNHVRVAELVIEKAKRMVEMGKDVVILLDSITRLARAYNTVTPASGKVLSGGVDANALHKPKRFFGAARNIEEGGSLTIIATALIDTGSKMDEVIFEEFKGTGNMEAVLSRRIADRRIYPAIDLLKSGTRKEELLLTPEELAKVWAIRNIISEMDEIEALKLMYSKMLKTKNNREFLSVINE
- the murI gene encoding glutamate racemase; this translates as MKCGIFDSGIGGLSVASSILKAKLFDEIIYYGDTARVPYGNKNESTIIRYSLEAMEFLKNFDIDFLVVACNTASATAVEELKKEASFPVVGVIEAGVKALENENKNSNILLIGTKRTVSSGKYEKLLKKKGFKNITSIATPLFVPLVEEGITDGKIVNDVFELYFKNIDREKIDIVILGCTHYPFLSHSLQKYFPNAKLIHSGQAIVELLKNEYNLTPKKSTSINLLASDDPEGLRIRAKEWLDIING